Within Ipomoea triloba cultivar NCNSP0323 chromosome 9, ASM357664v1, the genomic segment ggaaaaagaaatgtgATTAGCTTGTTCTGCTTCGTCTTTTAAACataatcaacaaattgttgtgccattaagggtaaaagtgttttttgataaagccctaaatatagaatttattaccgaaatagtccctcaactattgcaaaattaccaatttggttctcgacaatttttcttgcccaattaagtcctcaaatttgaaaattttaactattttggtcattcgtttattttaccgtttgatatcCCTTAAAtcaagaccaaattggtaatttcactatagtcaagaaaccatttcaatcaaaaattaattactgaaatggtccattgactatagcaaaatcaCTAATTtagtcctgatttaacggatgtttaacaccaaaataaatagaggatcaaattagttaaaattttcaaaattaaggACTTAATttggcaagaaaaattgttgagggaccatttcggtaataaactccctaaatatatttataaataaaatcaaagaaagaataggaaaaagaaacgttatttgcttgaaAGGCGAAGAAGACAAGCAAATAATggtttctttttcctttttttttctctaattttatttataaatgtatttagggttttatcaaaagacacttttacccttaatgacacaacagtttgttgattccgattaaaagttgtcactcggatggccgaaaggacttaaagtggaaaaaactcaaagtcaagggaaaaaaaatcaaaatcgagtactacttatgtcaggaatgaaagttgtgtacctaaattgacagagacactaaagtcataggaccaaaaccGGAAAAAACTCATAATATAATAAGTTAGATGATATGTCAACCTAAGATTATGCAAAACTATAGCGTCAACACCATGTACTAAATTAAACAACATTAAGGCAAAACAACTAAATTAAATACAATCTTACAGAGCAGAAATCTCACAGGTACTTTAATTTGATctacaaaattcaaaaagccAAGAGCAATCGTTATATGTTTTATTTCGGGTGATTTATAAGCTTTAGATGTCCAAGTGGCTTATACAGAAtatatgacatttttatttgtgGTCAAATACATCCCCTGGAAAAGCAACTGCAATTGTATAATATGAGCAAGTAAGCTAACCTGGGTGTGAAACCTGATAATTAGGTAATACATTTGTCTGCAACGgcatgaaatgaaatgaaagctTATTTGGCATACACAAATGTAGAGCCTCTGGGCCTCACAGGGTGCCTGACCCAACTCCCATCAACAGTCCTCTCAAATATTCGGGGCTGTTTGGAGGGAAATGTTTCTCTCCAGTCTGGGTGTTCCAATACATACTCCCATTGCCTGAGAGAGAGGATCAATTTAAAGCTCAGTCCTCagtaaattaaatgttaaatGCTAACAGCAATGGTGAGTACAAAAGGACTAGACTCGACTATCACCAGAAAGAATAGCATTAACCATGATAGCAGTCCCTACAGTATTTAGTGGTCAGTAGATAAGAACAAGGTAAACAAATTTTCACTTTGAAAGTGAACCATAGTGAAAAACAAGATACCTATCCTACAATACTTTGTAGGCCTAACACCGATGTGCggccaatcgttatatcgtggaccagggtcgacagtgcactgtgaaccctggtccaaTACGCAGAATTTGACTTTATAAGGtgcagaattcatgttcataatacacacacataaatacgatataatgaacatgaattctgtgcattatgaacatgaatgcTATGTATTATGTGTAAGTGTTTATGTGCTCTCAGCTatataattctgtgcattatgaacatgaattctgtactttatgaaatcaaattctgtatattgaaTCAGGGTCCATAGTGCTGTGGATCccgatccatgatataaattgtcatgTAGGGCACTTTGGGCCAACCCACATTTTGAGATTGACAAACCAGCCCAGCCcacttaatttattaaaaatctttaaattaataatttgtaaaaaaaatgtttataaattataatttatacttcaaaatttttaattaaaattattacataatttataattgttaaactacatattatttgtacatttatTTATAGTTTACTTACATAGGATCAACTTCCCTTGTATGAAAGTAAAAAGAATAGGCCTAGGTTGGCCCAGCCCAACAAATATGATTATTGCTAACCATTACTCCGTATAAAGGTCAGAGTCACTTAAAGATAATGACTCAATCAAGGATACTCAACAAATATGTAATCCCTTGATTTTAGCTCCCCAAAGTGTTGTAAGCCCATTCTTTGTGTTCTCACATTAGAGTCTCACAAGGATGCAATCATCAGAATCCTAAGGCACAAGCACTAGTTTGTTATACAAGGTTCATGGATTAAAGATTGTTGGCTATATAGAAATCGATTGGGTTGGATGCTCCTAGAATATTAGGTCAACATTAAGATATTGTGTTCTTTTTTGTGATAGCATGATTTCTTTCAAAAAAGGAGGATGTGGTTGCAAAATCAAGTGTAAATGTTGAGTATTGGCACTTGGAATGTGTGGTTGTGTGAACTAATATGGTTGAAGCATCTTCTTACCAAGTTAAAGCTTTGTAAGCTAGGATCTAAAACACTCATTGGTGACCTCAAGTGGTGTTAAATATTGCATCCAACCTGGTCTTTCATGAGACTACAAAACACATCAAAGTTGACTACCTTTTTTTCtggatgacgagggaaaccccgccttgtgatcctagccggcaaaggaccccAAGGAAGTAAACTAGCCTAGGTCACCCATAgctaaccggctcaaaccaaggggGCAAgaattcaaactcgtgaccttgtggttacaagtgtggATCTCTTGCCATCTTGGCTGGGATTACCCCCAATTTGACTGCATTTTTGTTGAAGAGAAGGTTGCTTCAAGAGAAACTCTTACATCATTTGTTGGCTCAAATGACCAGATGGCAGATATTCACCAAATTCTTGAAGGGCCTAGGATAATGATAAGTTTGTAACTGTCAGGGTGCtcatgatatataattatatatgctcCAATTACAGAGGGACTGTTGACATGCTAAGGATGCGACAGCTACCatctaactatcagcttaaTATTGTTCCCACCTAGCTAGATTGGGTAGCCTATAAGACTTTcatctgtgtatatatataagtgcatTGTAGTCATATGTTGAGATATACCAATATGCAcctttttccttccttttctaCAAGACTACAAATAAAATGATCTTGGGTGAATGGACCTGAAAACAGGTAATGCAGCAGTACTTGGCAAAATATAGACATGTTTACCTTCTTTGGTTATCCACAAAGTCAGGAGCCTCAGCAAAAGGTGAAGTGGAACACATACGAAGGATTTCTGGATCAGATAGGTTTTGATACGATAGAGCAATATGTACTTGAAGATTGGTCCTaatcaatgaaaaaattaaaacatatactGAGGAAAATAGCTAGCTGAGTAATGTTTCAGTAAAAGACGTCAAACTAAAGAGTAAAACAGAAATAGCAAGAGAAGTGAGCATCAACATCTATATGACTTTCTTCAGAAATAAGGGAATAACTAGGTTTAATTTccttatattatttgaaaaatcataAGTTCAAGGTTGGAATTTACCAAGCACAAGGAGCAATTATGAATTTGTCAGACTGAGTGTCATATGTCTCCAGCAGTCTACCCCGCCAACTGGGATCCTCAAAAGAAGCAGTCACTCGGATTCTCCTAACGAGTTCATCAGGACATCTAGTAGTTCCATCAAAGCTTGCTGGAAAAATTGATCCAGTGGCAGTTTCCACCTAGCAAAAACAAATGAGCCATATTGAAGGAGTAAAACTAGCAGAGATCCACCATATCTACATGTCCAAATTACCAGGAAACCATTGAAGATTGGGTATGCATTTCCTTCTGAATCTTGTCTAGTGTTATGACCAAGAACATGTAGAGTTTGAATATTGAACTTGTTGATGCTCTTTCCCAGAATTTCAACTATCTTGGAACACAGGGGAAAGGAATATCCCTCTATTTTTTCATGACTTTTTGTAACACCATTTTCGTGCTGCACAAAAAGCCCAACAGATTCAACTTTACTATGTTGCCTCTAAGTGGGTAACTACATCTtgtaaaaattaaagacaacaGGAAAACTTGGCCCTGACTTGATGTGAGACATCATTGAAACCACCAATTAAATGCACCTGAACATCATATCCTTGCAAAGTTAGAATTTAGAAATTTATGAGAATGTTTCAAGAgcttattaaaaataaagcttAATACAGCAACAAATTGAAGGGAGAAAAATACATCCAAAATGGTGTCACTGTTTTGATCAAGAACAGAAGATAACATCTGGGTTAGGCCAACTTCAACAATACTTGGAGAATCCATATGGGCAACAGAGATCCTGCAGCCAATACAGAAATATAGCATAGTTAGGGATGTACTTCAGACAGTTTCATGAAACCACAACCTATAGagaatttggatccttacattCCACTTTGTGGGTTTCGTATGATAAGACCTACACAGGTTGTTGCCTCATCAGTACCAACCAACTTTCATATTACAACAAGAAAGTATTAAACTGTCagtgaggaaaaagaaaatgaacagAAGTCTGACAAGGAATTCCAGAACTACATGAGTGAACATCAAATGCAAAATGGAAGAAAACACCTTGTAGCCTTTCATGAATATATGAGTTATAGAATTGAAAACAATCAAGTCCCCAGATCAGAGAATTAATATAAAGGTAAAATTTCTATAgcaaatgaaataatattaaaacgaAAATCAAATCACTCCACTGCAAGTTTACTTTTGacatataaataacataaaactTAGGCAATGTAAAAAGCTTTGGAGTAATATTTAGTGGATGCAACTAGGAAAAGGATGGTGAAAAGCAATACTAAACAATAAGAAGAAGCATACtaatattttgaacaatataattgatggcatattttttaatgatatcaACAAGCAGGATCAATAGTCGCTTAATCGCTCTGGTGAAAGTAGAGTTACTGAACAAAGAGAGAACTATTAACTTACATCAACAAGTGAAGGATCCACAGTTGCATATTCTCTTTGGAAAATATAGACCCATTTAATTTGTCTTGTTCTTACCAAATGAGAGTCATTGGAAAGAGAAAATTTCCTCTCCTGGATGGCACTAAATGAAGATGATGCAGATACCAAAGCAGGATGCTCCATTAAGGCCATCAATATATCTTTTCCCTGTTTAGAGAAAAAAAGGGGAAGGAAATATCTCTATAATTTAGTAGATTGTTAGAGCGGTAAATCTAAGAGTTCAAGTGAAGGTCCGACAAGTTAACTTTCCATTTGCCTTAACATTTTGTAAACCATAAATTAACTTTATACTTTCTTATTTACTTAATCCAAATTCATATTATCATAAAACAGTTTTCTTTAGTAGGCATCTCCGCTTTAATAGAGTCAAAACACTCCAGTAGAGCATCAGCCTTAAAAGATCACGCAACCATATTGATTTATTCAAACTAAACATCTTCATTTACAGCTTTTGTAGTTAGAGTTGCATCTATGTTTGGTCTCTTTACTAGTCTCCCAAGGGTTACGCTTCTACCGCCCACAAAGTCCAAGAAATATTTCTACCAATCCATTCTGAAGTAGGGAAGATAGTGAGGTACTGGGGCTAATGCAACACAAATAACAACAGAACCAGACGAAATACATTATTCAAAAGCAGGAGAGGTTTTTGTCAGAGCCAAAATGCGAACTCGTTGCAAATatatggaaaaaataaaatcaattttcgAGAAAATTGTACGTGCAAATTgcaaaacatataaatatcacGAATATAAATTCAAAAGCACTCACAACTTCATTCACATTTCCTCAAGAACAATTCAGGTCAGAAAATTATACTTCGAGAATACACCATGCAGTGATTCATATCAGCACTCAAGCGATTGTATCGTTTACAGTTAAAGGATCCGATCTTTACTTAGAGATTCTGCCCGCATATTAACAATATCTTTTGAGAAGGTAAATATTAACTAAGTCTTAAAGTACCTGAGACGAAGATGAATCATCGGAACCAGTAGAGAATTGAACCCCGCCGACGTATATCATGCTGATGAGGATTGAGCGGAAGAAGTTTTGGGGAGGACGAGGAGTTTGTGAGAGATTCTTCCCAAACAGCTCTATTGGTCACAGTTTTCTCGGAGAGTCAGAGTTGACTGTAAACCTCGAGGTACATAATCTGATTTCAGAAACTCCATGGGAGTATTATGCAATTATTGGTATTAGATGGTAGGTCAGTGCAATTCCCTAGACAGAAAATCAAGTAATCAACACTTGAAacaagagttaattctagcaatggtcccccgactatgttgattttctaaaattagccATCGTCTTTCAATTTGGACGAAATAAGGCCTAGACTATCAGATTTCTTCCACCAATGGTCCTTCCGTTAACATGGATGTTAGATAGACTTTAGTGTAGGGATAAAATGGTCATTTCCGCTCCTGgctttcttcttcctttatGCTGGTCGAGTATAAACCCTTCCTTTACGCACGCAGAACTCcatctccaaccaaacacaaagCTCCATTGtttattcttcctttttgtctCGTCTACCttatttttctccaaaataGACCAAAATATAGGGTGTTTCCTCTATTATTGAAATGTCTACAAGGTATACAACTAAAAGCTCATCTGATTGACGCTACAAATTTCTTGGACCAATGAGAATCCAGGTAGAAGGTATTGGGAGTGCTGATTCGATCATGTGAGTCTTAATTTTGTTGTTaggattttttttcatagttgGACGAatcataaatgtttttttttctcaattttgtgattttttgtgtagGGAGGGCAAATGGGTAGTTTTGTTAAATGGTATGATCCCCCGATGTGTGCAAGAT encodes:
- the LOC116028690 gene encoding protein N-terminal asparagine amidohydrolase isoform X3; protein product: MIYVGGVQFSTGSDDSSSSQGKDILMALMEHPALVSASSSFSAIQERKFSLSNDSHLVRTRQIKWVYIFQREYATVDPSLVDLVGTDEATTCVGLIIRNPQSGMISVAHMDSPSIVEVGLTQMLSSVLDQNSDTILDVHLIGGFNDVSHQHENGVTKSHEKIEGYSFPLCSKIVEILGKSINKFNIQTLHVLGHNTRQDSEGNAYPIFNGFLVETATGSIFPASFDGTTRCPDELVRRIRVTASFEDPSWRGRLLETYDTQSDKFIIAPCAWTNLQVHIALSYQNLSDPEILRMCSTSPFAEAPDFVDNQRSLVEKEGKRCILVYLNI
- the LOC116028690 gene encoding protein N-terminal asparagine amidohydrolase isoform X2; the encoded protein is MIYVGGVQFSTGSDDSSSSQGKDILMALMEHPALVSASSSFSAIQERKFSLSNDSHLLVGTDEATTCVGLIIRNPQSGMISVAHMDSPSIVEVGLTQMLSSVLDQNSDTILDVHLIGGFNDVSHQHENGVTKSHEKIEGYSFPLCSKIVEILGKSINKFNIQTLHVLGHNTRQDSEGNAYPIFNGFLVETATGSIFPASFDGTTRCPDELVRRIRVTASFEDPSWRGRLLETYDTQSDKFIIAPCAWTNLQVHIALSYQNLSDPEILRMCSTSPFAEAPDFVDNQRRQWEYVLEHPDWRETFPSKQPRIFERTVDGSWVRHPVRPRGSTFVYAK
- the LOC116028690 gene encoding protein N-terminal asparagine amidohydrolase isoform X4, giving the protein MIYVGGVQFSTGSDDSSSSQLVGTDEATTCVGLIIRNPQSGMISVAHMDSPSIVEVGLTQMLSSVLDQNSDTILDVHLIGGFNDVSHQHENGVTKSHEKIEGYSFPLCSKIVEILGKSINKFNIQTLHVLGHNTRQDSEGNAYPIFNGFLVETATGSIFPASFDGTTRCPDELVRRIRVTASFEDPSWRGRLLETYDTQSDKFIIAPCAWTNLQVHIALSYQNLSDPEILRMCSTSPFAEAPDFVDNQRRQWEYVLEHPDWRETFPSKQPRIFERTVDGSWVRHPVRPRGSTFVYAK
- the LOC116028690 gene encoding protein N-terminal asparagine amidohydrolase isoform X1, which translates into the protein MIYVGGVQFSTGSDDSSSSQGKDILMALMEHPALVSASSSFSAIQERKFSLSNDSHLVRTRQIKWVYIFQREYATVDPSLVDLVGTDEATTCVGLIIRNPQSGMISVAHMDSPSIVEVGLTQMLSSVLDQNSDTILDVHLIGGFNDVSHQHENGVTKSHEKIEGYSFPLCSKIVEILGKSINKFNIQTLHVLGHNTRQDSEGNAYPIFNGFLVETATGSIFPASFDGTTRCPDELVRRIRVTASFEDPSWRGRLLETYDTQSDKFIIAPCAWTNLQVHIALSYQNLSDPEILRMCSTSPFAEAPDFVDNQRRQWEYVLEHPDWRETFPSKQPRIFERTVDGSWVRHPVRPRGSTFVYAK